Proteins found in one Homalodisca vitripennis isolate AUS2020 chromosome 4, UT_GWSS_2.1, whole genome shotgun sequence genomic segment:
- the LOC124359286 gene encoding dolichyl-diphosphooligosaccharide--protein glycosyltransferase subunit STT3A, translating to MTLLKSRGFRMSPEKQETLLKLSILSLAAILSFATRLFSVLRFESVIHEFDPYFNYRTTRFLAEEGFYKFHNWFDDRAWYPLGRIIGGTIYPGLMVTSAILYHLMWMINITIDIRNVCVFLAPFFSSLTTIITYLLTKEVKDTGAGLVAAATIAIVPGYISRSVAGSYDNEAIAIFCMLLTYYMWIKAVKTGSILWATLTAVAYFYMVSSWGGYVFLINLIPIHVLVLMATGRFSHRIYVAYSTLYCVGTVLSMQISFVGFQPVQSSEHMMALGVFGLCQLHCFVDYIRSKMSPEDFQVLFRAVVMATVVLTSIVGGILTVTGKIAPWTGRFYTLLDPSYAKNHIPIIASVSEHQPTSWSSFYFDLQILVFLFPAGLYFCFSKLTDANIFLILYGVTSIYFAGVMVRLMLVLAPVMCILSGVAVSSMLTTYMKQVDPSKSVDKKAKKMESNFVMKSEIATVFVGLMTFLLISYTFHCTWVTSEAYSSPSIVLSARTHDGSQIIFDDFREAYYWLRMNTPEDARVMSWWDYGYQITAMANRTILVDNNTWNNTHISRVGQAMASPEDKAYEIMRELDVDYVLVIFGGVVGYSSDDINKFLWMVRIGGSTPRGAHIKESDYYSPSGEFRVDKEGSPTLLNCLMYKMCYYRFGLVYSEAGKPPGYDRVRGAEIGNKDFELDVLEEAYTTEHWLVRIYKVKGLRNRGV from the exons ATGACGCTATTGAAATCTCGCGGGTTTCGTATGTCTCCAGAGAAGCAAGAGACGCTTCTGAAATTAAGCATACTTTCTCTGGCTGCAATTTTGT CATTTGCAACTCGATTGTTTTCGGTTCTGCGATTTGAAAGTGTCATCCATGAGTTCGACCCTTACTTCAACTATCGCACCACAAGATTTTTAGCGGAAGAgggattttataaatttcataactgGTTTGATGATAGAGCATGGTATCCTCTTGGCAGAATTATTGGAG GCACAATATATCCTGGATTAATGGTAACCTCTGCCATACTCTACCATCTGATGTGGATGATCAATATTACAATTGACATACGCAATGTTTGTGTGTTCTTGGCACCTTTCTTCTCCAGTCTAACAACAATCATCACATATCTTCTCACAAAAGAAGTAAAG GATACTGGGGCTGGTTTGGTGGCTGCTGCTACAATAGCAATTGTACCTGGATATATATCTCGTTCAGTGGCTGGTTCCTACGATAATGAAG CCATCGCCATATTCTGTATGCTCCTCACTTACTACATGTGGATCAAAGCAGTCAAGACTGGTAGCATTTTGTGGGCCACTCTCACTGCTGTAGCTTACTTCTACATG gtGTCATCATGGGGAGGCTATGTGTTCCTGATCAATCTGATCCCCATCCATGTGCTGGTGTTGATGGCTACAGGCAGGTTTTCCCACAGAATCTATGTCGCCTACAGCACCCTCTATTGTGTGGGCACTGTACTCTCAATGCAGATATCTTTCGTTGGATTCCAACCTGTTCAGAGCTCAGAGCATATGATG GCACTAGGCGTTTTTGGTCTATGTCAGCTACACTGTTTTGTGGATTATATCCGCAGCAAAATGAGCCCAGAAGACTTTCAAGTGCTGTTCAGGGCTGTTGTTATGGCAACTGTAGTACTCACCTCTATTGTTGGGGGTATTCTCACTGTTACAG GTAAGATCGCTCCATGGACAGGAAGATTCTACACACTGTTGGACCCCTCCTACGCCAAGAACCACATCCCTATCATCGCTTCGGTGTCAGAGCATCAGCCCACCTCTTGGTCCAGCTTCTACTTTGATCTTCAGATTCTAGTCTTCTTGTTCCCTGCTGGCCTATACTTTTGTTTCTCAAAGTTGACGGATGCCAACATCTTTCTCATCCTGTATGGTGTCACTAGTATTTATTTTGCT GGAGTGATGGTACGTCTGATGCTTGTGCTGGCTCCAGTCATGTGTATCCTGTCAGGGGTTGCTGTCAGCTCTATGCTCACTACATACATGAAGCAGGTCGATCCATCCAAGAGTGTTGACAAAAAGGCCAAGAAAATGGAGTCCAACTTTGTCATGAAGAGTGAG ATAGCTACTGTGTTTGTGGGTCTGATGACATTTCTGCTTATATCATACACATTCCACTGTACTTGGGTGACGTCTGAAGCGTACAGCTCTCCAAGTATCGTACTGTCAGCTCGCACTCACGATGGCTCTCAGATCATCTTTGACGATTTCCGAGAGGCCTATTATTGGCTTAGAATGAACACTCCTGAG GATGCTCGGGTCATGTCTTGGTGGGATTATGGATACCAAATAACGGCTATGGCTAATCGGACAATACTTGTGGACAACAATACTTGGAACAACACCCATATATCAAGAGTTGGGCAGGCCATGGCGTCACCGGAGGATAAAGCCTATGAAATAATGCGAGAGCTAGATGTAGATTATGTTCTAGTCATTTTTGGTGGAGTTGTCGGTTACTCTTCAGATG ATATCAATAAATTCCTGTGGATGGTACGTATTGGAGGGTCGACCCCGCGAGGAGCACACATCAAGGAGAGTGACTACTACTCTCCTAGTGGAGAGTTCCGGGTGGACAAGGAAGGATCCCCCACTCTGCTCAACTGCCTCATGTACAAGATGTGTTACTACCGTTTCGGTTTGGTCTACTCCGAGGCTG gcAAGCCACCAGGATATGATCGAGTGAGAGGTGCAGAGATCGGTAACAAAGACTTTGAACTGGATGTCTTAGAGGAGGCGTACACAACTGAGCATTGGCTGGTCCGTATCTACAAGGTTAAAGGTCTGCGCAACCGAGGTGTATAG